A single Deinococcus betulae DNA region contains:
- a CDS encoding PLP-dependent aminotransferase family protein, with product MVAPLAVPLSAVSGEPLALRADELPFAVTLARGGAEALHAQLARQVRGAVLAGTLPPGAAVPGTRTLARSLGVTRGVVEAAYAELLADGTLQAEVGRGTRVRLATPAPSTPAPVAAWTGPAWLPAPGALPVDGPARGVGTDFRLGVSGTHTLDIRAWRQAWAEAARAPVPGDYGDPAGEESLRAALAAFMGRQRGLAAQEGDLLITAGTLHALNLIVRALLPPGSAVLMENPGYRAARQVLLDAGHIPVPVPVDEDGLVVGPDTPPARLAYVTPSHQFPLGGRMCLPRRLALLEWAERCDALIVEDDFDGEFRYDAPPLPTLASLAAHTGTPGRVLYLSTLSKVLTPAVRTGFLVAPPALRPALVRARTLLDFGHPLPVQAALTWLLSGGHLDRHIRRARRWHAQVRAALTGELAGLAPYATLGGIQAGLHLCLHLAPSISAPEAARQLARQHIQVTTLDTYTFAGPPANALLLGYGGLTAAQAASGGRAVAAQIRQMVASATFDRDTA from the coding sequence ATGGTGGCCCCCCTGGCAGTTCCACTTTCTGCGGTTTCTGGGGAGCCACTGGCTCTGCGGGCCGATGAGTTGCCGTTTGCCGTGACGCTGGCGCGCGGCGGCGCCGAGGCCCTGCACGCCCAGCTGGCGCGGCAGGTGCGCGGAGCTGTACTGGCGGGCACGTTGCCGCCCGGCGCGGCGGTGCCCGGTACCCGCACGCTGGCCCGGAGCCTGGGGGTCACGCGCGGCGTCGTGGAGGCGGCCTACGCCGAACTGCTGGCCGACGGCACCCTGCAGGCCGAGGTGGGCCGGGGCACGCGGGTGCGCCTGGCCACACCAGCGCCGTCCACGCCGGCCCCCGTGGCGGCCTGGACCGGGCCTGCCTGGCTGCCCGCGCCCGGCGCCCTACCGGTGGACGGCCCGGCGCGCGGCGTGGGCACCGATTTCCGGCTGGGGGTCTCCGGCACGCACACGCTGGACATCCGGGCGTGGCGGCAGGCCTGGGCCGAAGCGGCCCGCGCCCCGGTGCCGGGCGACTACGGCGACCCCGCTGGTGAAGAGAGCCTGCGCGCCGCCCTGGCCGCGTTTATGGGGCGGCAGCGCGGGCTGGCTGCCCAGGAAGGCGACCTGCTGATTACGGCCGGCACCCTCCACGCCCTGAACCTGATTGTGCGCGCCCTGCTGCCCCCCGGCTCGGCAGTGCTGATGGAGAACCCCGGCTACCGCGCCGCGCGGCAGGTGCTGCTGGACGCTGGGCACATTCCGGTGCCGGTGCCCGTGGACGAGGACGGCCTGGTGGTGGGGCCGGACACGCCCCCAGCGCGGCTGGCGTACGTGACGCCCAGCCACCAGTTTCCGCTGGGCGGGCGCATGTGCCTGCCCCGGCGCCTGGCCCTGCTGGAGTGGGCCGAGCGCTGTGACGCCCTGATTGTGGAAGACGACTTTGACGGCGAGTTCCGCTACGACGCCCCGCCGCTGCCCACCCTGGCCAGCCTGGCTGCGCACACCGGCACGCCGGGACGCGTGCTGTATCTGAGCACCCTCAGCAAGGTGCTGACCCCGGCGGTGCGAACCGGCTTTCTGGTCGCGCCGCCCGCCCTGCGCCCGGCCCTGGTGCGCGCCCGCACCCTGCTGGACTTCGGCCATCCGCTGCCGGTTCAGGCGGCGCTGACCTGGCTGCTGTCGGGCGGGCATCTGGACCGCCACATTCGCCGCGCCCGGCGCTGGCACGCGCAGGTGCGCGCGGCACTGACTGGAGAACTGGCCGGCCTGGCCCCGTACGCCACCCTGGGCGGCATTCAGGCGGGGCTGCACCTGTGCCTGCACCTGGCCCCATCCATCTCGGCCCCCGAAGCGGCGCGGCAGCTGGCCCGGCAGCATATTCAGGTCACCACGCTGGACACCTACACCTTCGCCGGACCGCCGGCCAACGCCCTGCTGCTGGGCTACGGCGGCCTGACAGCCGCCCAGGCGGCCAGCGGGGGCCGCGCCGTTGCCGCCCAGATTCGCCAGATGGTGGCGAGTGCAACTTTTGACAGGGACACGGCGTAG
- a CDS encoding aspartate aminotransferase family protein — translation MTTTQSKWLDAELKYDSGVYNKHHVVMTKGLGATVWDESGRSYIDCVAGYGVANIGHSHPDVVRAVKEQVDRLVVMPQTLPNDKRAEFLQELVGVLPQGLERVFLCNSGTEAMEAAKKFAITATGRQRFVSMKRGFSGRSLGALAFTWEPKYREPFGDAVDNKNVDFVTYGNVEELRAAITNQTAAVIMEPVQGEGGVRPASAEFMQEARRLTREKGALLILDEIQTGFCRTGKMFATEHYGVTPDAMTLAKAMAGGLPIGAFAMTAEVADRMPAGGHGTTFGGNPLSMAAGVAAIRAMKREGMAEQAREKGAYFMEKLRAIPSSKIREVRGLGLMIGVELKEKSAPYIHALEHEEGVLTLQATPLVVRFLPPVTISKEQIDTVVAAFERVLATVDPRAERRAELAQGAEDKQTE, via the coding sequence ATGACCACCACGCAGAGCAAATGGCTGGACGCCGAACTGAAGTACGACAGCGGCGTGTACAACAAGCACCACGTCGTGATGACCAAGGGCCTGGGCGCCACCGTCTGGGACGAGTCGGGCCGCTCATATATCGACTGCGTGGCCGGCTACGGCGTGGCGAACATCGGCCACAGCCACCCAGATGTGGTGCGGGCAGTCAAGGAGCAGGTGGACCGCCTGGTCGTCATGCCCCAGACCCTGCCCAACGACAAGCGCGCCGAATTTCTTCAGGAACTCGTGGGCGTGCTGCCGCAGGGCCTGGAGCGCGTCTTTCTGTGTAACTCCGGCACTGAGGCGATGGAGGCGGCCAAGAAGTTCGCCATTACCGCCACCGGCCGCCAGCGCTTTGTCAGCATGAAGCGCGGCTTTTCTGGCCGCAGCCTGGGCGCCCTGGCCTTCACCTGGGAGCCCAAATACCGCGAGCCGTTTGGCGACGCCGTGGACAACAAGAACGTGGATTTCGTGACCTACGGCAACGTGGAGGAACTGCGCGCGGCGATCACCAACCAGACGGCCGCCGTCATCATGGAACCTGTGCAGGGCGAGGGCGGCGTGCGCCCGGCCAGCGCCGAATTTATGCAGGAGGCCCGCCGCCTGACCAGGGAAAAGGGCGCCCTGCTGATTCTCGACGAGATTCAGACCGGCTTTTGCCGCACCGGCAAGATGTTTGCCACCGAGCATTACGGCGTGACCCCCGACGCCATGACGCTGGCCAAGGCCATGGCAGGCGGCCTGCCAATTGGCGCTTTTGCCATGACCGCCGAGGTCGCTGACCGCATGCCTGCTGGCGGGCACGGCACCACCTTTGGGGGCAATCCCCTGAGCATGGCCGCTGGCGTGGCCGCCATCCGCGCCATGAAGCGCGAAGGCATGGCCGAGCAGGCCCGTGAAAAGGGCGCCTACTTCATGGAGAAGCTGCGCGCCATCCCGTCTTCCAAAATCCGCGAGGTGCGCGGCCTGGGCCTGATGATCGGCGTGGAGCTGAAAGAAAAGAGTGCGCCGTACATCCACGCCCTGGAACACGAGGAAGGGGTGCTGACCCTGCAGGCGACGCCATTGGTCGTGCGCTTCTTGCCGCCCGTGACCATCAGCAAGGAGCAGATTGACACGGTGGTCGCCGCTTTCGAGCGCGTGCTGGCGACTGTGGACCCCCGCGCCGAGCGCCGAGCTGAACTGGCTCAGGGCGCTGAAGACAAGCAGACCGAGTAA
- a CDS encoding pyridoxamine 5'-phosphate oxidase family protein, with amino-acid sequence MTGAQRSGVNIYDPAQRDPSLSRRPQNRRDDAWIEALLTRAPLGRVATVYQDETGQVWPFVTPLAFAYRPESLDLVYHTNVVGRLRANTAQGHPATFEVSEIGALLPSTSPLELSVQYRSVIVFGQARVLTDPEEARAALTTLSERVFPGLRIGQHTRPILDSDLARTAVYALSIERWSGKENWADQALQEEGWPPLPPELARPRPVEAAR; translated from the coding sequence ATGACTGGTGCCCAGCGGTCCGGCGTCAACATCTACGACCCGGCCCAGCGCGACCCCAGCCTCAGCCGCCGGCCGCAGAACCGCCGGGATGACGCCTGGATAGAGGCGCTGCTGACGCGCGCCCCGCTGGGCCGGGTGGCCACGGTGTACCAGGACGAAACCGGGCAGGTCTGGCCCTTTGTCACGCCGCTGGCTTTCGCCTACCGCCCAGAGTCGCTTGACCTCGTGTACCACACCAACGTCGTGGGTCGGCTGCGGGCCAACACGGCGCAGGGTCACCCGGCCACCTTTGAGGTTTCGGAGATCGGAGCGCTGCTGCCCAGCACCTCGCCGCTGGAACTGAGCGTTCAGTACCGCTCGGTCATCGTGTTTGGCCAGGCGCGCGTGCTGACCGACCCCGAAGAAGCCCGCGCCGCCCTGACGACCCTCAGCGAACGGGTCTTTCCGGGGCTGCGGATAGGGCAGCACACCCGGCCCATTCTGGACAGCGACCTGGCGCGCACGGCGGTGTACGCCCTGAGCATTGAGCGCTGGAGTGGCAAGGAAAACTGGGCTGACCAGGCCCTTCAGGAAGAGGGCTGGCCCCCGCTGCCGCCCGAACTGGCGCGGCCCCGTCCCGTAGAGGCCGCCCGATGA
- a CDS encoding DMT family transporter, whose product MTRADALQMGLLSAFWGISFLLIRLSVEVFPPAWVALGRSVFGALVLLAALLMGRHVLPPLRLWKPLLLVALLNNVIPWSFFAWGEQTTSSNIAAILNATTPLFSLLIGLGLRDAQLSGRVAAGVLLGLGGVALTVGGGVSGGHATLFGVALLLAASLGYACATAVAKRTLSGLNPVGLALSQLGLSALMLTPVALSGPQPGTITLTALGALLVLGVVGSGLAYLLYYGLLSRLSATQLTAVTYLLPVWGLFWGALAGEPVGLTSLLGVLVVLGGLLLINRPARTPKAAAA is encoded by the coding sequence ATGACCCGCGCCGACGCCCTGCAAATGGGCCTCCTGTCTGCCTTCTGGGGGATTTCCTTTCTGCTGATCCGCCTGAGTGTCGAGGTCTTTCCACCGGCCTGGGTGGCGCTGGGGCGCTCGGTGTTCGGGGCGCTGGTGCTGCTGGCGGCGCTGCTGATGGGGCGTCACGTCCTGCCGCCGCTGCGCCTCTGGAAGCCGCTGCTTCTGGTGGCGCTGCTGAACAACGTCATTCCCTGGTCGTTCTTTGCCTGGGGCGAACAGACCACCAGTTCCAACATCGCCGCCATCCTGAACGCCACCACGCCGCTGTTCAGCCTCCTGATTGGCCTGGGCCTGCGCGACGCCCAGCTGTCTGGGCGCGTGGCGGCGGGCGTGCTGCTGGGCCTCGGCGGGGTGGCGCTGACGGTGGGCGGCGGCGTCAGCGGCGGGCACGCCACCCTGTTCGGGGTGGCGCTGCTGCTGGCAGCCAGCCTGGGCTACGCCTGCGCCACGGCAGTGGCCAAGCGCACCCTGTCGGGCCTGAACCCGGTGGGCCTGGCCCTGTCCCAGCTGGGGCTCTCGGCGCTGATGCTGACGCCAGTGGCGCTGAGTGGACCGCAGCCCGGCACGATCACCCTGACCGCGCTGGGCGCCCTGCTCGTGCTGGGCGTGGTGGGCAGCGGCCTGGCCTACTTGCTGTATTACGGCCTGCTCTCGCGGCTCTCGGCCACGCAGCTGACAGCCGTGACCTACCTGCTGCCAGTCTGGGGTCTGTTCTGGGGGGCGCTGGCGGGCGAGCCAGTGGGCCTGACCTCGCTGCTGGGGGTGTTGGTGGTGCTCGGCGGGCTGCTGCTGATTAACCGCCCGGCGCGCACGCCTAAGGCCGCTGCCGCGTAG
- a CDS encoding GNAT family N-acetyltransferase, with product MTPRTLRAIPPAQADLALAALRDLRPHAPQTASPDALRAFLAQTEAEGYRLVGAFTPGQPEAVAVAGYRVMNLLYAGTVLYVDDLSTRPAARGQGHAAALLAWLEEEAGRLECAALHLDSGVGEDRFTAHRQYLKAGLNITAHHFSKRLGHGEQR from the coding sequence GTGACCCCCCGAACCCTGCGCGCCATTCCCCCCGCCCAGGCCGATCTGGCCCTGGCCGCCCTGCGTGACCTGCGCCCGCACGCACCGCAGACGGCCAGTCCGGACGCCCTGCGCGCCTTTCTGGCGCAGACCGAGGCTGAGGGCTACCGGCTGGTGGGCGCCTTCACGCCGGGCCAGCCTGAGGCGGTGGCCGTGGCCGGCTACCGGGTGATGAACCTGCTGTACGCCGGCACGGTGCTGTACGTGGACGACCTGAGCACCCGGCCCGCCGCGCGGGGGCAGGGCCACGCCGCCGCCTTGCTGGCCTGGCTGGAAGAGGAAGCCGGGCGCCTGGAGTGCGCCGCACTGCATCTGGATTCTGGCGTAGGCGAGGACCGCTTCACCGCCCACCGGCAATACCTGAAAGCGGGCCTGAACATCACCGCCCACCACTTCAGCAAGAGGCTCGGCCATGGAGAGCAGAGATGA
- the ilvB gene encoding biosynthetic-type acetolactate synthase large subunit, with the protein MGTAHSTSPTPDRGHMNGAKALWATLANHGISTVFGYPGGAIMPVYDALTFYPEVRHVLTRHEQGAAHAAEGWAKATGELGVCMATSGPGATNLVTGLADAMLDSVPLLAITGNVASHLMGTDAFQEADITGITLPITKHNYVVRDVAELPRIVAEAIRIARSGRPGPVLVDIPKDIQLAAFDGEIPSPHARPEHPAPSSESLERALDLLKTAKKPVIMAGGGSLDAAAEVTALARAWDIPVITTLMGLGVFPSSDPLWLGMPGMHGSVAANRAISEADVLLGIGLRFDDRVTGRVNGFAPNAAIIHVELDAAEIGKIIRTHIPVRGDARVVARHLAEAADPQGHPDWHAQVAEWKARTETPTHWGAGAAVKAVVDRLRPDDILSSDVGQHQMLAAQLARFERPRRWINSGGLGTMGFGLPAAIGAGMAEPGVRSVVIAGDGGFQMTAQELATLKMYDIRNVKICIINNSYLGMVRQWQELFHEKRYSEVWLGDSNPDFVKLADAYDVPGYRARNTEELPGAIDAWLNDPKSALLEIVVPHEHGVFPMVPTGAALFEMIETEPPRPALQTASEHAKETSEA; encoded by the coding sequence ATGGGCACAGCGCACAGCACCTCACCCACACCCGACCGGGGCCACATGAACGGCGCCAAGGCCCTCTGGGCCACCCTGGCCAACCACGGCATCTCGACTGTTTTTGGCTACCCTGGCGGCGCGATTATGCCGGTGTACGACGCGCTGACCTTTTACCCGGAGGTCCGGCACGTCCTGACCCGCCATGAGCAGGGCGCGGCCCACGCCGCCGAGGGCTGGGCCAAGGCCACCGGCGAACTTGGCGTGTGCATGGCCACCAGCGGGCCCGGCGCCACCAACCTGGTGACTGGGCTGGCCGACGCCATGCTGGACAGCGTGCCGCTGCTGGCGATTACCGGCAACGTGGCTTCACACCTAATGGGCACCGACGCTTTTCAGGAGGCGGATATCACCGGCATCACGCTGCCCATCACCAAGCACAACTACGTGGTGCGCGATGTGGCCGAGCTGCCGCGCATTGTGGCCGAGGCCATCCGCATTGCGCGCAGCGGCCGGCCCGGACCCGTGCTGGTGGACATTCCCAAGGACATTCAGCTGGCGGCGTTCGACGGAGAGATCCCGTCGCCTCATGCCCGCCCGGAGCACCCGGCCCCCAGTTCAGAATCCCTAGAGCGGGCCCTGGACCTGCTCAAGACAGCGAAAAAGCCCGTCATCATGGCCGGCGGCGGCAGTCTGGACGCGGCGGCCGAAGTGACGGCACTGGCCCGCGCCTGGGACATCCCAGTCATCACCACCCTGATGGGCCTGGGCGTGTTTCCGTCCAGCGATCCGCTGTGGCTGGGCATGCCGGGCATGCACGGCAGTGTCGCCGCCAACCGCGCCATCAGCGAGGCCGATGTGCTGCTGGGCATCGGTCTGCGCTTTGATGACCGCGTGACCGGGCGTGTCAACGGGTTTGCGCCCAACGCCGCGATTATTCATGTGGAACTGGACGCCGCCGAAATCGGGAAGATCATCCGCACCCACATTCCGGTGCGCGGGGACGCGCGGGTGGTGGCCCGGCACCTGGCCGAGGCAGCCGACCCGCAGGGCCATCCCGACTGGCACGCGCAGGTCGCGGAGTGGAAAGCCCGCACCGAGACCCCAACGCACTGGGGCGCCGGCGCAGCCGTCAAGGCCGTGGTGGACCGCCTGCGGCCCGACGACATCCTGAGCAGCGATGTGGGGCAGCACCAGATGCTGGCCGCGCAGCTGGCCCGCTTCGAGCGGCCCCGGCGCTGGATCAACTCGGGGGGCCTGGGGACGATGGGCTTTGGCCTGCCCGCCGCGATTGGGGCCGGGATGGCCGAGCCTGGCGTGCGCTCGGTGGTCATTGCGGGCGACGGCGGCTTTCAGATGACGGCCCAGGAACTCGCCACGCTGAAGATGTACGACATCCGCAACGTCAAAATCTGCATTATCAACAACTCGTATCTGGGCATGGTTCGCCAGTGGCAGGAGCTGTTTCACGAGAAACGGTATTCCGAGGTCTGGCTGGGCGACAGCAACCCCGATTTTGTCAAGCTGGCCGACGCTTACGATGTACCCGGCTACCGTGCCCGCAATACCGAGGAGCTGCCTGGCGCCATTGACGCCTGGCTGAATGACCCGAAAAGCGCCCTGTTGGAAATCGTGGTGCCGCACGAACACGGCGTCTTCCCGATGGTGCCGACCGGCGCCGCCCTGTTCGAGATGATCGAGACCGAGCCGCCCCGGCCCGCACTCCAGACTGCCTCTGAACACGCCAAGGAGACGAGCGAAGCATGA
- the ilvN gene encoding acetolactate synthase small subunit — protein MTPDHLLSLLVRDEPRVLTRITALFGRRGYNIKSLSVGATEHPGVSRMTIVVSGDRGVVEQAMRQLEKLHDVVKIIDHGLEKYVDRELVLVKVAITPESRVEVRQIAEDFRSRIVDVGRHALTFEVTGDEGKITAFIEQMRPFGILETMRTGRIALTRGSNADIPTHVYAGETQALQPALQVEPREERAREVPNVF, from the coding sequence ATGACCCCCGACCACCTGCTGTCTCTACTCGTGCGCGACGAACCGCGCGTGCTGACCCGCATCACGGCGCTGTTTGGCCGCCGAGGCTACAACATCAAGAGTCTGTCGGTGGGCGCCACCGAGCATCCCGGCGTCTCGCGCATGACCATTGTGGTCAGTGGCGACCGGGGCGTGGTGGAACAGGCCATGCGCCAGCTCGAGAAGCTACACGATGTGGTCAAGATTATTGATCACGGCCTTGAAAAGTACGTGGACCGTGAGCTGGTGCTGGTCAAGGTGGCCATCACGCCCGAGAGCCGTGTGGAGGTGCGTCAAATTGCCGAGGATTTCCGTAGCCGCATTGTGGATGTGGGGCGCCACGCCCTGACCTTTGAAGTGACGGGGGACGAAGGCAAAATCACGGCCTTTATCGAGCAGATGCGGCCCTTTGGCATTCTGGAAACCATGCGCACTGGCCGCATCGCCCTGACACGCGGCAGCAACGCCGACATTCCCACGCACGTTTACGCTGGCGAAACCCAGGCGCTGCAACCGGCCCTGCAAGTCGAGCCCCGTGAAGAGCGGGCCCGCGAAGTGCCGAATGTCTTTTGA
- a CDS encoding VanW family protein, with translation MKRWVAGLTAATLLGGALAVGVAAQPGVTLAPGLSIAGLEVGGLTTEAARTALATQAAAPQVQVRAGTNVWTVGADRLGWRADLEGSLRQAQEATAARSLLQKVQALVGQAPKQNIPLAVKVDAAQAARTLGTLTAGLNTQPKNAAVFFDKATKKYAVRPDTPGRQADVKAAAATYAANPALTALAVPVKEWEATYTAAALQAHIERGNALNRPFTVTLDGTDRAAALTALQVANLYWVRESGIVPDEETLKRAFGTLTAAIDRPAQNARYVLQGGKLVKAKEKAGRVTNRAAAYALFRKQVLDPAVKTAVFPSKVEQPTLTLADLPAADQLELIAVGKSTYYGSSVARRTNVANAAAKINGAVVPAGEVFSFLNALGGITPQNGFVGGLIISGGRTVDGLGGGVCQVSTTVFRALYQAGLPVIERNQHSYRVGYYEPQVGFEAAVYDPGLDLKLKNDTAAPILVKTINNNATSTLEVQVWGVKPARTVNVSAATITSRIGHPAPRYVVNANLRPGTVRQVDWAADGYSLYITRTIKQGGAIRTDQVKTVYKPWQAVYETGPRS, from the coding sequence ATGAAGCGCTGGGTGGCAGGACTGACGGCAGCGACGCTCCTGGGAGGAGCGCTCGCGGTGGGTGTGGCGGCGCAGCCGGGGGTCACGCTGGCCCCTGGCCTGAGCATTGCAGGGCTTGAGGTGGGCGGGCTCACGACTGAAGCGGCGCGCACGGCGCTGGCAACGCAGGCGGCCGCGCCACAGGTGCAGGTGCGGGCTGGCACGAACGTTTGGACTGTCGGCGCCGATCGGCTGGGCTGGCGCGCCGACCTGGAGGGCAGCCTCCGGCAGGCGCAGGAGGCCACGGCGGCGCGCAGCCTGCTGCAAAAGGTGCAGGCGCTGGTGGGGCAGGCCCCCAAGCAGAATATTCCCCTGGCCGTGAAGGTGGACGCGGCTCAGGCCGCCCGGACCCTGGGCACCCTGACTGCTGGCCTCAACACGCAGCCGAAAAACGCCGCCGTGTTTTTCGACAAGGCCACCAAGAAATATGCGGTCAGGCCCGATACCCCCGGCCGACAGGCCGACGTCAAGGCGGCGGCGGCCACCTACGCCGCCAATCCGGCCCTCACCGCTCTGGCGGTGCCGGTCAAGGAGTGGGAGGCCACCTATACCGCCGCTGCCCTACAGGCCCATATCGAGCGGGGCAACGCCCTGAACCGCCCCTTTACCGTCACGCTGGACGGCACCGACCGCGCTGCCGCCCTAACCGCCCTGCAGGTTGCCAACCTGTACTGGGTGCGTGAAAGTGGCATCGTTCCCGACGAAGAGACCCTCAAGCGCGCTTTTGGCACGCTGACGGCCGCCATTGACCGCCCGGCCCAGAATGCCCGCTACGTGCTGCAGGGCGGCAAACTGGTCAAAGCCAAGGAAAAGGCGGGCCGGGTGACCAACCGCGCCGCTGCTTACGCGCTGTTCCGCAAGCAGGTGCTGGACCCAGCGGTCAAAACAGCAGTCTTTCCCAGTAAGGTCGAGCAGCCGACCCTGACCCTGGCCGACCTGCCGGCCGCCGATCAGCTGGAACTGATTGCCGTGGGCAAAAGCACCTACTATGGCAGCAGTGTCGCCCGGCGCACGAACGTCGCCAACGCCGCCGCCAAGATCAACGGCGCCGTGGTTCCAGCCGGCGAGGTTTTCAGCTTCCTGAACGCGCTGGGCGGCATTACCCCGCAAAACGGCTTTGTGGGCGGCCTGATTATTAGCGGTGGGCGTACGGTGGACGGGCTGGGTGGGGGCGTGTGTCAGGTCAGCACCACCGTTTTCCGCGCCCTGTACCAGGCAGGCCTGCCGGTCATTGAACGCAACCAGCATTCCTACCGCGTGGGCTACTACGAGCCGCAGGTGGGGTTTGAGGCCGCTGTCTACGACCCTGGCCTGGACCTGAAACTGAAAAATGACACGGCGGCGCCCATTCTGGTCAAGACGATCAACAACAACGCCACCAGCACCCTGGAAGTGCAGGTGTGGGGCGTCAAGCCGGCCCGCACCGTGAATGTCAGCGCGGCGACCATCACCTCGCGCATCGGGCACCCGGCGCCGCGCTACGTCGTGAATGCCAATCTGCGGCCTGGAACGGTGCGGCAGGTCGACTGGGCGGCCGACGGCTACAGCCTCTATATCACCCGCACCATCAAGCAGGGCGGCGCCATTCGCACCGATCAGGTCAAGACGGTCTACAAGCCCTGGCAGGCGGTGTACGAGACGGGGCCCAGAAGCTAA
- a CDS encoding glutathionylspermidine synthase family protein, whose amino-acid sequence MRRLTLPPRPDWEARLREVGFTWYAATPEHPVPYWSEDGFYVFTPQDIERLKTATQDLTDRVLEATGHAIEAGRLTELGIPAFLHSAVRESWERDDPTVYMRLDVAYDGQRVKLLEVNAQTPTSLLEAAVSQWQWLEDRQRRGELPAHATQWNTIHEGLGEQWAHLKAARGLNEVTFSSARVDEDIATVTYLRELAEAAGVRGSFLFADELGTSPQEGYLLDTWSLPIRQLMWLWPYEYAWESRDAAFLASTGTRFLEPLWKTVTGSKGLLALLHDLFPGHPGLLPATLRPGALGENVVKKPLFSREGQNVQLPGQASTPGAYGDLAVVEQAYTELPTFEAQGTPRYPVLGVWVAGAEVCGLGIREGRGRVTDNRATFAPHVVLPEQDRLA is encoded by the coding sequence ATGAGGCGCCTGACCCTCCCGCCCCGCCCCGACTGGGAAGCCCGGCTAAGAGAGGTCGGCTTTACCTGGTACGCCGCCACCCCCGAACATCCGGTGCCCTACTGGAGCGAGGACGGCTTCTATGTCTTCACGCCCCAGGACATCGAGCGGCTCAAAACTGCCACGCAGGACCTGACCGACCGGGTGCTGGAGGCCACCGGCCACGCCATTGAGGCGGGCCGCCTGACCGAACTGGGTATCCCCGCTTTTCTGCACAGCGCCGTGCGCGAGTCGTGGGAGCGCGACGACCCCACTGTCTACATGCGCCTGGACGTGGCCTACGACGGCCAGAGGGTGAAACTGCTGGAGGTCAACGCCCAGACCCCCACCAGCCTGCTGGAAGCGGCCGTCAGCCAGTGGCAGTGGCTGGAAGACCGCCAGCGCCGGGGCGAATTGCCTGCCCACGCGACCCAGTGGAACACCATCCACGAAGGGCTAGGCGAGCAGTGGGCGCACCTGAAAGCGGCGCGCGGCCTGAACGAAGTCACCTTCAGTTCGGCGCGGGTGGATGAGGACATCGCCACCGTGACCTACCTGCGCGAACTGGCCGAGGCGGCGGGCGTACGGGGCTCGTTCCTATTTGCCGACGAACTGGGCACCAGCCCCCAGGAGGGGTATCTGCTGGACACCTGGAGCCTCCCGATTCGGCAACTGATGTGGCTGTGGCCCTACGAATATGCCTGGGAATCGCGTGACGCGGCCTTTCTGGCCAGCACTGGCACCCGTTTTCTGGAACCGCTCTGGAAAACGGTGACCGGCAGCAAGGGTCTGCTGGCGCTGCTGCACGACCTGTTTCCCGGTCACCCCGGCCTGCTGCCCGCCACGCTGCGGCCAGGCGCCCTGGGCGAGAACGTGGTGAAAAAACCGCTGTTCTCGCGCGAGGGGCAAAATGTGCAGCTGCCCGGTCAGGCCAGCACGCCCGGCGCTTACGGCGACCTGGCGGTGGTCGAACAGGCCTACACCGAACTGCCCACCTTTGAAGCCCAGGGCACTCCCCGTTATCCGGTGCTGGGCGTCTGGGTGGCGGGCGCCGAGGTCTGCGGCCTGGGCATCCGCGAGGGCCGGGGCCGCGTGACCGACAACCGCGCTACCTTCGCCCCGCATGTGGTGCTGCCTGAACAGGACCGCCTGGCCTAA